The Megalobrama amblycephala isolate DHTTF-2021 linkage group LG10, ASM1881202v1, whole genome shotgun sequence DNA segment cggaAGGCGTGGGTCACCACGCCAGCCGGCGGCCGTAGGGCACAACTGCATCGCTACAGACCGTTCGACTGGAGGGATCCCCGTATAGCCTTTAGCCTCTCCGCCATCCAGGgtggtgaaggcggacgaggggCCTGGTCTCGAACGAACACTATACGGCGTccgccaagacctggtcacctcgtcgtgcacctccgggaagaaaggcatcgGGGCGGGACGCTGAGGACCAGCGCGGCCCGCCCCGAGGTACCAATCGTCAAGCCGAGaggggccgggacagggtggagggttccacgcGAGCCCGACGCTCTCGGCTgcccgggaaagcacagccATCAACTCAGGATCCGACTCGGCCACAGCCGCCACGCCATGAGACGGGGGCTCAGCCGAGTCATCCTCTCCCGAGGACTCGTGCTCGCCTTCCGATACCGTGATCGACATCTGGTCCTCCGCAGGTGCACCGAAGGACAATACTGGACGCTCCGAAGAGGGCCCGGCATGACACGGCGGTAACACCACTGGCTGCGGTGCTGtagaggcggcaggggcccgcggagcaacgctcggcggggaagccctaaCCGTGACCCTCAAGTCACCCTGCCTACACGCCGACGAACCGTCACTCCGACCGAAGCCAGAGAAAACGGCCGCacggggcataggggaggggacccccgctcCCTGAGAACCAAGGAACGAAAgtctcgacctcagcaccgcgatagtcatgttcccACAATGAGAACATGAACCATCTACAAACGCGGcctcagcgtgctgaacgcccaagCACGTGAtacagcgattgtgcccatcagcagggaccagggaacgaccacaTCCAGTAGCGCACAGACGAAATGCCATCTCCCCAGAtgcagggttcgtctgtaaagtcTAATAGAGGGGGAACTCACAGCTCTTTTGTGAATGAGACACACAGGGAGTGTCACGAAGTgtgttaaacacacacacacaggacccGGCCAAATCGCAGACCAAACAATGTTGGGATTACAGCGGAACGCTGTCTCACAGCCGATGTTGCTGCCCGGACCCGGAAGCTCGTGGACTCGCTGCAGTGTCGTAGCGCCAAACACGGTAAGAGTgtgctgtttttcttcttttttgaaGATCTTCTCAGCCGTAGGACACCAAAgcttggctccgaagcgaaagacagagtgcgattgcatctcctCCCCCTTTTATATGCCCCGGATGGGGAGGGGTgcgttatgcaaatatcgcacgccaatgttcattggcttgttttagtcttctcgaagctgataggggctctctagcgatatcccaattcgtcggtcactactgacgtacgtcgaacgtgaccgactgaaagggaaccttTTTTTGCGAACAATGCCTTAATTTGAGATTCAATTGGAACTTCAATGAAATATGAAGTTGATACCTCTGCTTCACAGACCTGACACTGGCCGTTATCGCTCTCTACTGACATGTAACAACCGTTGCAATATTTGTGCACAATAAATGAGGGACCTGCATTATCAAagatttgtttgatttttttttagatttccCAGGCACTCTGTTTGATGTTCTACTGGACAATGCAGGGAGATCAATTTGACCAAGTCACTCAGGGCTTTCCCTGTAATTTTGTGTCTATTAGCAAAAGCTAGTATAATGAGAACGCTTTCTGCAGTAGATACAGGagcatttttgtaaagtgaACAATCACCAGGCTTTTCCTTAAATTGAATTTCTGCATCATCATTAAGGTCATTGTCAAATAAAGTGCCATCATTCCAATCATCATCAATACCATAGTGAATAGGATCAAAATGTTCCACATCACAATCAGTAGTGTACGGAGTGTAGTCTTGTTTTGTATAAAACTCTTCATTAACATTACAAAGTTCAGGTCCGTACATCATAGAAGATCCCTCTGTCTGAGAAATGTCATTGTCCACCTCAAGCACTTCTGCAGAGCAATCATCTGCTCTGTAGATTGACATGTCTCCTAAGGTTGCAGTGTTTTTTTGCTGCAAGAAAAGAACAAACACCAAAGTGTGCAAactttcaaaaaacaaacaaactaaataaaactaaaaaaaataaattctcacTTTGATGAtttttcttctatatcttttGATTTTTGATGGGTCCTTAATTTTCCTTCTCCAACGAGACTGATTAATGGTTATTTGCGCCATCCTTTCTCTTGTGACTCAAGAGTATATACTGTACTAAACCAAATAACTtgcttaaaaaattaaatcaaacaatacaaataaacttatttGCACTGCTTCTTTTATAAATTAGCCAAACACATCTGgggtgtattccagaaagcagggttaacttactgtcacatataccctgaactctcggttgattaacccaaaccttgcttactcgaggtatgctggttccaaaaatgCATCCGGGAAtaagttcagccaacccagagtatgttcccggttaacacacaagacattctAAACAGAGCGACGAAAcgatgattcaccatggaaacagacgctaagaaaaagcgcgccattctacttcattcttcttcttttgtttaatggcgatttacataacctacttggtgcacatcaccacctattgggtggttgtgcaataatttttaatcttaatattgtttgtttgatgctaattatttaataaaatatcacatatatgatatgtattttattatagaaattatagcatagaaaatgtcctgttaTAAAGATTAAGAAGTAGATCCATGTGTGCTATGACAATAAAATTCATATATTagaattgaataaacatttatatattgtataatataacattgtgtatataactgtaactatataacaaatttagatacattaatataaccatattgataatataacaCACATCTAAATTCCTCTTAAGCTAACTAACCcttgaacataacctgctccggagcaggttatgttcagagagcaagttgctatggttacttacataccctaaaagttacctccgtttttggaaccgaaagttgaggttatccgcttacttactcttaaacatacccaggtatgtcacataacctgctttctggaatacccccctgACATTGTTAGCTAAAGTATTTTGCCTCACTTGGCAGTATAGGTGTTGCACTGATTACATCAGGTGTGCAGTTCACCTGTGAGCAATGATTGCCATGAATGTCATGGTGCACTTAAACAAGTAGGAGATGGTTCAAACCATAGATACAAATAACcataaacacaacatttatattGCCCATTGTAAAAACTGGCATTTTACCACCAAGTGTAATGGCACTAAACAGTGAGGGAAGCAGAAAGAGAAGGTAAGTAGCCCACAAAGATCTTTTTATTAGGCATAGTTTATGGTACTGAGAATTTGTTTGTTATAATTTGGTCTTATCCACAGAACAGAGATCAGTGTGATGGAGATACCTAAAAGAATCTGTAACccaatcaaaaaaacaaaagtcagTGAGCCAGCCACTGCCCTACAAAATGAAGAACGAGAAGGTAAATAAGTTTAATAGTTTTGACAGTCAATTGTATTAAAGGCTTCATTTAAATTAAGTCTGTACATCAATAAGCCTTTGTGTGTCCCTTAGGCTTGCCTTGAACCCATGACTTTTTGAATTGCTGACACTGCCAATTAAGCTATATGCTTGCTTACAGTGTTTGGGAAATTTGTGGTGGTTGGATGTTAAATGTAATGTGCAATATGTATTGGGGTTTATTATGAATCAAAAAGCTTCAATGTTGTATTCCTAGTGACTGTTTATTGACTTTGGATTTATTCTTACAATTACAGGACTTTGTTTTTCTAACATTTGAAGATGGATATACTGCAAGAATTTGTAAGACCTGCGACATACTTACAGAAAAGGAGTCGCCAATTACTAGCTTTGAGGGACTCATTCCAGGAGCTCGAGTTCTTGCAAGATGGTCAGACAACAAATTTTATAATGCCACTGTAGATCACATTGGGTTCTGTGACCAAAAGCAGGACCCGAGAAAGGGTGCAAAGAAGGACATAAAAAGAAATTATGCATCTGCTGAATCATTTTATAACCAGAATCGGGTCGCTTCTGCACCAGCTGAACATGGTCCTTCCTCTGCACTAACCCAGCCTCTGTCTCCAGGATTGCCACCAACCCAACATCAATCTGTGCAATTACCATGCTCTGTTAAGCCTTTTAATCCACAGACCATGACACCATCTGAGTATTGTAATCAAGACCAGCCAGGTTTATTAGATTTAGATGAACATCAAAGACAAACCATTACACATAATTCAACcccaaaagaaacatttttgggGCTTCTGTATAACCCGTCTATACCTCACCCCTCAGCTGAAGTTACAATTCAGGATGACCAGCTTGGGTTAGAGCCTGAGGAGGAGTATGAAGATCCCACAGTCAGATCACAGAATGCTTcctatgaaaatgaacaatgGGAGCCATGTGAAACATGCAAGCTGGAGGTACAGGCATTACTTAAAGAGAATAAGATGATGAAAGATGTGCTTTCCAGCATGAGTAAGCAAAATGATTGCATGTAAAGGGACATTTCTGATTCATTAATAATTCCTCAACCACTGTAAAAGCTTTTACTCCTACCTTTTCTGTTTCAGATCTTGAACACCTACAGGCACTCAGAGACTTTATAGATAAGATGGAAGACTACAAATCACGTGAAAGTGGGGTGCTGATGCCTCAAACCAGACCTGGCCAACAAGAACTTTACCCAGACAGTGGGCTGCTCTTGTCCTCTACCAAACTAGCAGCTATTCACCAAGAGTCAAAGAAGGACTGTCTTTGTCTTTTCCATCTACTGTTTGATCAGTTCTTCACTCATGAAGAATGTTCAAACTCTGTAGCATTTGGAAAGCATGGCAAAGTCCCAGAGGGCAAGACAATTTTGGATTAAAGTAAATGGAATACTAAGTCAGTTCCTAAATCCTTTTTATCAAATGTGTCAACTTCATGTTCCATACATTTAATCTAATGTTTGGTCATGTTATAGGCACAATGGGATTAAAAGTATAGTTACAGTATTTCCCTTGACCAGTTCATGTAACATTTTCCCTTTTTCCCCAATTGTAGCTTATGTCATGAGCTGCGGCAAATGTCATGGATGGAAACCAGTTGAAAAGTCAAAGCTGAAGAAAGCCCTTATAAACAAGTGTCGCATGAGATCAACTTAAATGTTTATGTAATTGTAGTGTTACATCAATGATGTTGTGTCATTTATTGGTCTTTTATTTTGCTGTTTCTGTATTTAAGTATCTAAATGTAGCTGTGCTGCAGTCtagaattattttttattttttttttttttttaaatgctgcttataaagtgtaaaaaagaaacaatatatattttagtttgatatTGTAGAAAACTTTAAAATCTGTGTCTTTACAGAGATTGCAAAGTATAAACATAACTCATGTGCAGCATCTAACactacttaatttcttttttttttttttttttttttttttttttttttttttgaagtgccTTGTAAAAGATTTCCATATTGTATTTTCTTGCCATTGTAATAAGCATGTAAAATGAAACTTGAAACCTACATGAGTAAAGAAAATGTTAACCTCATACTGAGCACAGTAAAAGCAGCCTAACGTCTGAGCAATAAAACTTTCTGCAAGACACTAAAGAGCTCTCCCATCTTCATTTTAATACAGTCTCATGGATGTCTTGTCTTCTCCAAATTTACTTTAGTCTCATTTATGTCTATTTGTATGTTCCCTGGGCAATTTTATGAGGAAAATGTGAAGTCAAATCTGAAACCTAAAGTGGACACAGATGAGAATCCCAACCATAAATACTGAGCTTAGTAAGAGCAATCTCTGAGTGAAAACACTTTCTCTAATCAGTCTTGAAAGAGATTACAGCAACACAATAAAGAGagttttaggagaaacatctgagacactGCTAATACTACAACAAGAGCTAAATACGAATCTCAATTAAGTCTcagatatttctcatgtctcagTTGTGTCTACTCTTATTTCTCCTAATggattttaggagaaacatggGAAGACAAAGCTGACACCTAATTTAGACAATAAAGAGATAATTCAAGCTTCTCTCACCACAATCTCAGTTTTGACTCTCTTAGACATCTCTCATTTGCGTCTATATTTGTTTCTCCTAaggaattttaggagaaacatctgataAACAGCTGACACTTAATCAAGAAACATAGGAGAATCACAACTATGTCTCCTCAGTTTAGAAAAAGCAACCAATGAGCAAATAGTTTTTCCTCTGGGATACAGTATATTTGACCTACAGTAGTGCATAGTTGACCTAATGGTCTTATGTCTTGGCAAAGTGTACTCGATCTTGAagtttttttatacataatgacttattctgatgttacttcaacCAGACAGAAGCCCAAATTAGACTTATTGAAAACATGAGAGATTAGTTAGAACTTTCTGACAttctcattgactccatctgatgttacatgagccataatatatatttgatgaacttaattttttttctggcctaagagtccacgatcatgaactttctatacatactccTTGACTCCTGATtttacatcagccattcagtagtccatatttgaccaacAAAACATATTTCATGCCCAAGAGTCATCAATCATGAACtctctatacatactcattgactccttctgatgttacatcagccattcagtagtccctatttgaccttctgaacaccTTTCTGACTAAAGAGTACTCgttcatgaactttcaaaagacACTTTCATTGattctttctgatgttacattaGCCACAGAGGTCCacatttgacctactgatcaTATTTCTGTCAAAAGAGCCGTccatcatgaactttctgtatATTCTCATTGTTTCCTTCTGATCTTATATCAGCCATTAGAAGTCCgtagtgcatatttgacctaatagaCATATTTCAGGCCAAAGAAtactcaatcttgaacttttttaacATACATATTGACTTTGTCTGATAATACGTCAGCCATAGAGTTGTCAATATTTGATAACAATATTATACATATTTCTGGGCCATGAATCATGAACTgtttatacatactcattgactctttctaaggttacatcagccatacctgtccatatttgacctaatggacatatatctCGAATTTTCTATTTCTCCTCATTGACTCCTTGTAATGATACgccagccatacagtagtctacatttgatctaatggacatatttcagGCCAAAGTTTACTCTATATCTtgaatttttgtatatatactTATGAACTCTGTctgatgatatgtcagccaCACAGTAGTtaatatttgacctactgaacataacTTCTGGCTCTGGCCTCGATCttaaactttctatttctactaATTGACTCCTCATGATACGTTATGATATGGCTATACAGTAGTCAATATTTGGCCTATTGAACATATTGGGTCCTTGATCATAAAAGGGTCCTCTTCAAAGGGTCCTTGATCATAAACTctgtacatactcattgactccttctgaggTTACATCAGCCACACAGAAGTCCAAATTttacctaatggacatatttctggctcaAGAGTcgttgatcatgaactttctttTACTGCTCATGGACTcctgatgttaaatcagccatacagaagtcaaTATTTGacttac contains these protein-coding regions:
- the LOC125277652 gene encoding uncharacterized protein LOC125277652 translates to MTPSEYCNQDQPGLLDLDEHQRQTITHNSTPKETFLGLLYNPSIPHPSAEVTIQDDQLGLEPEEEYEDPTVRSQNASYENEQWEPCETCKLEVQALLKENKMMKDVLSSMNLEHLQALRDFIDKMEDYKSRESGVLMPQTRPGQQELYPDSGLLLSSTKLAAIHQESKKDCLCLFHLLFDQFFTHEECSNSVAFGKHGKVPEGKTILD